Proteins encoded together in one Musa acuminata AAA Group cultivar baxijiao chromosome BXJ3-6, Cavendish_Baxijiao_AAA, whole genome shotgun sequence window:
- the LOC135639892 gene encoding ferritin-3, chloroplastic-like — MLLKAPPRLALLSPSSSDPAPSPGNPSLRSYLKLPNGRARGGPVFAAAGGNHAITGVIFEPFEELKSNQVSLVPVSPDQSIARQKYADDCEATINVQINVEYNVSYVYHALFAYFDRDNVALKGLAKFFKESSQEERDHAEKLMKYQNKRGGRVKLLPIVMPLTEFDHPEKGDALYAMELALSLEKLTNEKLLNLHCVAQKHNDAQMADFIESEFLGEQVEAIKKISEYISQLRRVGKGHGVWHFDQMLLHEGAAA; from the exons ATGCTTCTCAAGGCCCCTCCTCGGCTCGCCCTTCTCTCCCCCTCTTCCTCCGATCCCGCGCCGTCGCCCGGAAACCCCTCTCTCCGCTCCTACTTGAAGCTTCCGAATGGGAGGGCTCGGGGCGGGCCCGTCTTCGCCGCTGCCGGTGGGAACCATGCCATCACCGGCGTCATCTTCGAGCCCTTTGAGGAGCTCAAGAGCAACCAGGTGTCGCTCGTGCCCGTATCCCCCGACCAGTCCATCGCCCGCCAGAAGTATGCCGACGACTGCGAGGCCACCATCAACGTCCAGATCAA TGTGGAATACAATGTGTCATATGTATATCATGCCTTGTTTGCTTACTTTGATCGGGACAACGTTGCGCTAAAAGGCCTCGCCAA ATTCTTCAAGGAATCGAGCCAGGAGGAAAGGGACCATGCTGAGAAGCTGATGAAGTACCAG aacaaaaggggaGGAAGAGTGAAGCTTCTGCCGATAGTTATGCCCTTAACCGAGTTTGATCATCCTGAGAAAGGTGACGCGTTGTATG CAATGGAATTGGCTTTGTCTCTTGAGAAGCTGACAAATGAGAAGCTACTAAATCTACACTGT GTAGCTCAAAAACACAATGATGCCCAGATGGCAGACTTCATTGAGAGCGAGTTTCTTGGAGAGCAG GTTGAGGCAATTAAAAAGATATCTGAATACATTTCTCAGTTGCGAAGAGTAGGAAAAGGACATG GAGTTTGGCATTTCGATCAGATGCTTCTCCATGAAGGAGCTGCTGCATGA
- the LOC135639893 gene encoding protein G1-like7 — protein sequence MDAVDAGPSRAGGSDTGPPAGAAAPSRYESQKRRDWNTFLQYLRNHKPPLVLTRCSGAHVIEFLRYLDQFGKTKVHLSGCAFYGHPSPPAPCTCPLRQAWGSLDALIGRLRAAYEESGGSPETNPFAARAVRIFLRDVRDSQAKARGIPYEKKKRRRAPTASDQVHGGGESSSSAALSGDSSGSGAGEGSAVPLWGSSIS from the coding sequence ATGGACGCAGTGGACGCAGGCCCATCGAGGGCCGGAGGAAGCGACACGGGTCCACCGGCGGGGGCGGCGGCGCCGAGTAGGTACGAGTCGCAGAAGCGGCGCGACTGGAACACCTTCCTGCAGTACCTGCGGAACCACAAGCCGCCGCTGGTGCTGACGCGCTGCAGCGGGGCGCATGTCATCGAGTTCCTACGTTACCTCGACCAGTTCGGGAAGACGAAGGTGCACCTCTCCGGGTGCGCCTTCTATGGCCACCCGAGCCCGCCGGCGCCCTGCACCTGCCCGCTGCGCCAGGCCTGGGGCTCCCTCGACGCCCTCATCGGCCGCCTCCGCGCCGCCTACGAGGAGTCTGGCGGATCTCCTGAAACCAACCCCTTCGCCGCCCGCGCCGTCCGCATCTTCCTCCGCGACGTCCGCGACAGCCAGGCCAAGGCCCGCGGCATCCCCTACGAAAAGAAGAAGCGGAGGCGTGCGCCCACTGCTTCCGACCAAGTCCATGGCGGAGGTGAGTCTTCCTCTTCCGCCGCTCTCAGTGGCGACAGTTCTGGTTCGGGTGCCGGTGAGGGATCTGCAGTTCCGCTGTGGGGCTCGTCTATTTCCTGA